The Deinococcus koreensis genome window below encodes:
- a CDS encoding DUF4097 family beta strand repeat-containing protein, whose protein sequence is MTFSPPTRPLPPVLARMALGLLLAGLGSVLTWRGVTPVPTPGLLGVTTPVSLPLDGPLPRDLAGSATLRLEGDRVDIDLGALPPGSPQVLSGRAVHRDRNPLSVEAQRRGRQLSASLGLRVQPLQGQPFDRGRVVVGGPEPLQHRLSLALTRRIPLTLSTQTSSGAQTLNLVPLRLRALTVRTSSGSQAVTLPGRAGGPFSLISASGDIAVTASPGASPEALRVNTQSGDLSLNLAGARLQALGVGSLSGDVRLTLPGVHQRGSVTTASGDVTVSAPPGTLGGNLDIRTQSGDVTLRVPPTLRVRVRFTDRDTLTLPPGTPPATAPQLDVFVDSSSGDFALQTLDGQPVEVPPPPEAPSEVPPGSSSRP, encoded by the coding sequence GTGACCTTCAGCCCGCCGACCCGCCCGCTGCCGCCCGTGCTGGCGCGCATGGCGCTGGGGCTGCTGCTGGCCGGGCTGGGCAGCGTGCTCACCTGGCGCGGCGTCACGCCGGTGCCCACGCCGGGCCTGCTGGGCGTGACCACCCCCGTCTCCCTGCCGCTCGACGGCCCGTTGCCCCGCGACCTCGCCGGCTCCGCCACCCTGCGCCTGGAGGGCGACCGGGTGGACATCGACCTGGGGGCCCTGCCGCCGGGCAGCCCGCAGGTGCTGAGCGGCCGCGCGGTTCACCGCGACCGCAATCCCCTGAGCGTGGAGGCCCAGCGCCGTGGCCGGCAGCTCAGCGCCTCGCTGGGGCTGCGCGTCCAGCCGCTGCAGGGCCAGCCCTTTGACCGGGGTCGGGTGGTCGTGGGCGGCCCCGAACCCCTGCAGCACCGCCTGAGCCTGGCCCTGACCCGCCGCATTCCGCTCACCCTGAGCACCCAGACCAGCAGCGGCGCCCAGACGCTGAACCTCGTGCCGCTGCGGCTGCGCGCCCTGACGGTTCGCACCTCCAGCGGAAGCCAGGCCGTGACCCTACCGGGCCGGGCCGGCGGGCCGTTCTCGCTGATCAGCGCCAGTGGGGACATCGCCGTGACCGCGAGCCCCGGCGCCAGCCCCGAGGCGCTGCGCGTGAACACCCAGAGCGGCGACCTCTCCCTGAACCTGGCGGGCGCGCGGCTGCAGGCGCTCGGCGTGGGCAGCCTCAGCGGCGACGTGCGCCTGACCCTGCCGGGCGTCCACCAGCGGGGCAGCGTCACGACCGCCAGCGGAGACGTGACCGTGAGCGCCCCGCCCGGCACCCTGGGCGGCAACCTCGACATCCGCACCCAGAGCGGGGACGTGACCCTGCGCGTGCCCCCGACCCTGCGCGTCCGGGTGCGCTTCACCGACCGCGACACCCTCACCCTCCCGCCCGGCACGCCGCCCGCCACCGCGCCGCAGCTCGACGTGTTCGTGGACAGCAGCAGCGGCGACTTCGCCCTGCAGACCCTGGACGGCCAGCCGGTCGAGGTTCCGCCTCCGCCTGAGGCGCCCTCCGAAGTGCCGCCCGGCTCCAGCTCCAGACCCTGA
- a CDS encoding NUDIX domain-containing protein: MSHLSRTLPIKRAAHVYLVQDAHLLLVEERMDDGSIFYGLPGGKAHAGETLGDAAVRQVLYETGLTVTDLAFVSLLEGELLTGTRNECYANFGRFTAQFSGELSPSDPEVVGLKWVPMAQVEALVRYGPPPEVEERNPLIWVPTRDFVRGTPRAYYPI; encoded by the coding sequence ATGAGTCATCTGTCGCGCACCCTGCCCATCAAGCGCGCCGCGCACGTGTATCTGGTTCAGGACGCCCACCTGCTGCTGGTCGAGGAGCGCATGGACGACGGCAGCATCTTCTACGGCCTGCCGGGCGGCAAGGCCCATGCCGGCGAGACGCTGGGCGACGCCGCCGTGCGTCAGGTGCTGTACGAGACCGGCCTGACCGTCACCGATCTGGCCTTCGTCAGCCTGCTGGAAGGGGAGCTGCTGACCGGCACGCGCAACGAGTGCTACGCGAATTTCGGGCGCTTCACGGCTCAGTTCTCCGGCGAGCTGAGCCCCAGCGACCCCGAGGTCGTGGGCCTGAAATGGGTGCCGATGGCGCAGGTCGAGGCCCTGGTGCGCTACGGCCCGCCGCCCGAGGTCGAGGAGCGCAATCCGCTGATCTGGGTGCCCACGCGCGACTTCGTCCGGGGCACGCCGCGCGCCTACTACCCCATCTGA
- a CDS encoding M1 family metallopeptidase has translation MTARARRRLAQWWRPALLAGLGTWGPVGAQALISQAGPAQLAVPALPSILAPAANPAQPIGDSIFPALGQAGLDVRHYDLSLQVDQPGTLGLRVGAVLTLAATRPLEQVSLDFLGPAVQEVRWNGQAVAWQQDRAAGKLRITPAAALQPGRTAQLSVRYAGQAGTRRDPELNLSLGWQGVPAGPSQPAANYTFSEPDGARTFLPVNDHPSDPATFTTRITVPRGYVAAASGVLRAEEAVPGGRVFTFEQAQPIPAYALAIHVNQFQTVQAPAVPVGVGGAGVQRRDYFPPAADGTIRAPYLRLGDMLGVLSGWFGPFPFAAHGAAVISPRVPALETATLMTMPLASSFERVIVHETAHQWFGDRVVLGDWADVWLNEGFATYAELLWLESRGENGASVVAAWYERVRDQATRPLVARREGELFDTSAYVRGALALHALRSAVGDDAFRRFLRAYVAQFSTRPVRTADLLAFTRQELGPVAQTVLRVWVESPTLPPLPVLARPAAQP, from the coding sequence ATGACGGCCCGGGCGCGCAGGCGGCTGGCGCAGTGGTGGCGGCCGGCGCTGCTGGCGGGCCTGGGGACGTGGGGGCCCGTGGGGGCGCAGGCCCTCATCTCACAGGCGGGCCCTGCCCAGCTGGCCGTGCCTGCCTTGCCGTCCATCCTGGCGCCCGCCGCCAACCCGGCGCAGCCCATCGGCGACTCGATCTTCCCGGCGCTGGGACAGGCGGGCCTGGACGTGCGGCACTACGACCTGAGCCTGCAGGTGGATCAGCCGGGCACGCTGGGCCTGCGCGTGGGCGCCGTGCTGACCCTGGCCGCCACGCGGCCGCTGGAGCAGGTCAGCCTGGACTTCCTGGGGCCGGCGGTGCAGGAGGTGCGCTGGAACGGGCAGGCGGTGGCGTGGCAGCAGGATAGGGCGGCCGGCAAACTGCGGATCACGCCCGCCGCCGCCCTGCAGCCGGGCCGCACGGCGCAGCTCTCCGTGCGTTACGCCGGCCAGGCGGGCACGCGCCGTGACCCCGAGCTGAACCTGAGTCTGGGCTGGCAGGGCGTCCCCGCGGGCCCCTCGCAGCCCGCCGCCAACTACACCTTCAGCGAGCCCGACGGCGCGCGCACCTTCCTGCCGGTCAACGACCATCCCTCCGATCCGGCGACCTTCACCACCCGCATCACCGTGCCGCGCGGCTACGTGGCGGCGGCCAGCGGGGTGCTGCGCGCCGAGGAAGCGGTGCCCGGCGGGCGGGTCTTCACCTTCGAGCAGGCCCAGCCCATTCCGGCCTACGCCCTGGCGATCCACGTCAACCAGTTCCAGACGGTTCAGGCGCCGGCCGTGCCGGTGGGGGTCGGCGGCGCCGGGGTGCAGCGCCGCGACTACTTTCCCCCCGCCGCCGACGGCACCATCCGCGCGCCCTACCTGCGCCTGGGCGACATGCTGGGGGTGCTCTCGGGATGGTTCGGGCCCTTTCCCTTCGCGGCGCACGGCGCGGCCGTGATCTCGCCCCGCGTGCCCGCGCTGGAGACCGCCACCCTGATGACCATGCCGCTGGCCTCCAGTTTCGAGCGCGTGATCGTGCACGAGACGGCCCACCAGTGGTTCGGCGACCGGGTGGTGCTGGGCGACTGGGCCGACGTCTGGCTGAACGAGGGCTTCGCCACCTACGCGGAACTGCTGTGGCTGGAGTCGCGCGGTGAGAACGGTGCCAGCGTCGTGGCCGCGTGGTACGAGCGCGTGCGTGATCAGGCCACCCGGCCGCTGGTGGCCCGCCGCGAGGGCGAGCTGTTCGATACCAGCGCCTACGTGCGCGGGGCGCTGGCCCTGCATGCGCTGCGCTCGGCGGTGGGCGACGACGCCTTCCGGCGCTTCCTGCGCGCCTACGTGGCGCAGTTCTCCACGCGGCCCGTCCGCACCGCCGACCTGCTGGCCTTCACCCGCCAGGAACTGGGGCCGGTGGCACAGACGGTGCTGCGCGTCTGGGTCGAGTCTCCCACCCTGCCCCCGCTACCGGTGCTGGCCCGGCCCGCCGCCCAGCCTTGA
- a CDS encoding response regulator encodes MTLPANPPVSVLLVDDHAVVRQGLKLFLGLDPLIEVVGEAANGEEALAEAERLIPDVVIMDLMMPVMDGITATRHLRRRLPETEVIALTSTLEEHKVNGAIEAGAISYMLKDASSDTLAEAIHAAARGEVRLHPEAARRLVRDFRGGEMRETLTPKETIVLQLIAHGYSNKDIARDQDVSEATVKTHVSRLLSKLGLDSRTQAALYALKHGIASLDGVEV; translated from the coding sequence ATGACCCTACCCGCCAACCCACCCGTCAGTGTCCTGCTCGTCGATGACCACGCCGTCGTGCGCCAGGGGCTGAAACTGTTCCTGGGCCTCGACCCGCTCATCGAGGTGGTCGGGGAGGCCGCCAACGGCGAGGAAGCCCTGGCCGAGGCCGAGCGGCTGATCCCCGACGTGGTCATCATGGATCTGATGATGCCCGTGATGGACGGCATCACCGCCACCCGGCACCTGCGCCGCCGCCTGCCTGAGACCGAGGTGATCGCCCTGACCAGCACCCTGGAGGAGCACAAGGTCAACGGCGCCATCGAGGCCGGCGCGATCTCCTACATGCTCAAGGACGCCTCCTCGGACACGCTGGCCGAGGCCATCCACGCCGCCGCGCGCGGTGAGGTGCGGCTCCACCCGGAAGCGGCCCGCCGCCTGGTGCGTGACTTCCGGGGCGGCGAGATGCGCGAGACCCTGACCCCCAAGGAAACCATCGTGCTGCAGCTGATCGCCCACGGCTATTCCAACAAGGACATCGCCCGCGACCAGGACGTCTCCGAGGCGACCGTGAAGACCCACGTGAGCCGCCTGCTGAGCAAGCTGGGCCTGGACAGCCGCACCCAGGCCGCGCTGTACGCGCTCAAGCACGGCATCGCCAGTCTGGACGGGGTCGAGGTGTGA
- a CDS encoding BON domain-containing protein has product MWPFGKSTAERVNDALWEQPRLKELGLKVSGQGGDVMVSGAVPNERYISLIRVVAEGISGVKNVDTSGVSFQQTTERAASAPAQAAPAAPTPSVDSGPEIQPQRSVSTGNMNASSGGDVSDAEIKELEESSKVAKAVNHAIRSNGELSDDPLDVLQSGKSVILRGVVDNDHELRLLEQTARGVSGVAGVDMSGVRVAQGAKELAREKDQASGDTVYTVKPGDSLSAIAQKYYGDPMQYKKIAHYNNISNPDLIHPGDKLKIPG; this is encoded by the coding sequence ATGTGGCCATTCGGAAAGAGCACGGCAGAGCGGGTCAACGACGCCCTCTGGGAGCAGCCCCGCCTCAAGGAACTGGGCCTCAAGGTCAGCGGTCAGGGCGGCGACGTCATGGTCAGCGGCGCGGTGCCCAACGAGCGCTATATCAGCCTGATCCGCGTGGTCGCGGAGGGCATCAGCGGCGTGAAGAACGTCGACACCAGCGGCGTGAGCTTTCAGCAGACCACCGAGCGGGCGGCCAGCGCCCCCGCCCAGGCCGCGCCCGCAGCGCCCACCCCCAGCGTGGACAGCGGCCCGGAGATCCAGCCCCAGCGCTCCGTAAGCACCGGCAACATGAACGCCTCCTCCGGGGGTGACGTCAGCGACGCCGAGATCAAGGAGCTGGAGGAGTCCAGCAAGGTCGCCAAGGCGGTGAACCACGCCATCCGCAGCAACGGCGAACTCTCCGACGACCCGCTGGACGTGCTGCAGAGCGGCAAGTCCGTGATCCTGCGCGGCGTGGTGGACAACGACCACGAACTGCGCCTGCTGGAGCAGACGGCGCGCGGCGTGAGCGGCGTGGCCGGCGTGGACATGTCGGGCGTGCGCGTGGCCCAGGGGGCCAAGGAACTGGCCAGGGAGAAGGATCAGGCCAGCGGCGACACCGTGTACACCGTCAAGCCCGGCGACAGCCTCAGCGCGATCGCCCAGAAGTACTACGGCGACCCCATGCAGTACAAGAAGATCGCCCATTACAACAACATCAGCAACCCGGATCTGATCCACCCCGGCGACAAGCTGAAGATTCCGGGCTGA
- a CDS encoding sensor histidine kinase, with protein MMERMGTGTGAGEGRLGSAGGLLAELLDARTYRTALYLLLALPAGGLITGLLVGGVVAGVLTLWLLIGAAFLLGTLWLVGGLGDLQRLLAGLLGVRFARPLPPEYPGVLPWLRATLADPVTYRTLLFHLIQLPLALLCWLVVGTLAAVCLLGLASPLWLMNPGALPVMWGEWTLRPSPLGVLGLLLLGAGGLVVTAGVVNLLGRMWTRLAVALLARDPGAEAARREVVALRRAAGRVALGDDLGATLQDLTAQARAASTAHAVALVAPDGTLRAGSGPDAQALGGRPDRRPAPGEADVRRSVDGALLATLPVALPPSAGVPDGGVLRALYAPGVRPGSEELAFLLSIADHAGTALHAAQLIERAGARAGEQERARLARELHDSVAQALYGITLGAKTARATLELDPERTRASLEYTIRLAEGGVSEMKALLFSLRPDALEEGGLVAALRQHAHALEARHGLTVHAELKTEPRLGPDAQAAAYRVAQEAMHNIVKHARATQVWLDVHEDGQQVILSVRDDGRGFDPAAPRSGTLGQRSMRERAAGVGGGLEVRSAPGAGTQVTLRLPVDAPVQAELRLPPGPESAPPSGEPSAASGSTAPDLPAPRGSR; from the coding sequence ATGATGGAGCGGATGGGCACCGGGACTGGAGCAGGGGAGGGCCGCCTGGGCAGCGCCGGCGGGCTGCTGGCCGAACTGCTCGACGCCCGCACCTACCGCACGGCCCTGTACCTGCTGCTGGCCCTGCCGGCTGGCGGGCTGATCACCGGGCTGCTCGTGGGGGGCGTGGTGGCCGGGGTGCTGACGCTCTGGCTGCTGATCGGCGCCGCCTTCCTGCTGGGCACCCTGTGGCTGGTGGGCGGCCTGGGCGACCTGCAGCGCCTGCTGGCCGGGCTGCTGGGGGTGCGCTTCGCCCGGCCCCTGCCCCCCGAGTATCCGGGCGTGCTGCCCTGGCTACGCGCCACGCTGGCCGACCCCGTGACCTACCGCACGCTGCTCTTCCACCTGATCCAGCTGCCGCTGGCGCTGCTGTGCTGGCTGGTGGTCGGCACGCTGGCGGCCGTGTGCCTGCTGGGGCTGGCCTCGCCGCTGTGGCTGATGAACCCCGGCGCTCTGCCGGTGATGTGGGGCGAGTGGACGCTGCGGCCCAGCCCGCTGGGCGTCCTGGGGCTGCTGCTGCTGGGGGCGGGGGGGCTGGTGGTCACGGCCGGGGTGGTCAACCTGCTGGGACGGATGTGGACGCGCCTGGCGGTGGCGCTGCTGGCCCGCGACCCCGGCGCCGAGGCCGCCCGCCGCGAGGTGGTGGCCCTGCGCCGCGCCGCCGGCCGGGTGGCCCTGGGCGACGACCTGGGCGCCACCCTGCAGGACCTGACCGCCCAGGCCCGCGCGGCCAGCACCGCCCACGCCGTCGCGCTGGTAGCCCCGGACGGCACCCTGCGCGCCGGCAGCGGCCCCGACGCCCAGGCGCTGGGCGGGCGGCCCGACCGCCGACCGGCCCCCGGCGAGGCCGACGTGCGCCGCAGCGTGGACGGCGCGCTGCTGGCGACCCTGCCGGTGGCCCTGCCCCCCTCGGCGGGCGTGCCCGACGGCGGGGTGCTGCGGGCCCTGTATGCGCCGGGCGTGCGGCCCGGCAGCGAGGAGCTGGCCTTTCTGCTGAGCATCGCGGATCACGCGGGCACGGCCCTGCACGCCGCGCAGCTGATCGAGCGGGCGGGCGCGCGGGCGGGCGAACAGGAGCGGGCGCGGCTGGCCCGAGAGCTGCACGACTCGGTGGCCCAGGCGCTGTACGGCATCACCCTGGGGGCCAAGACCGCCCGCGCCACCCTGGAACTCGACCCGGAGCGCACGCGCGCCAGCCTGGAATACACCATCCGGCTGGCCGAGGGCGGGGTCTCCGAGATGAAGGCGCTGCTCTTCAGCCTGCGCCCCGACGCGCTGGAGGAGGGCGGCCTGGTCGCCGCGCTGCGCCAGCACGCCCACGCCCTGGAGGCCCGCCACGGGCTCACCGTGCATGCCGAGCTGAAGACCGAGCCGCGCCTGGGCCCCGACGCCCAGGCCGCCGCCTACCGGGTGGCCCAGGAAGCCATGCACAACATCGTCAAGCACGCCCGGGCCACCCAGGTCTGGCTGGATGTCCACGAGGACGGCCAGCAGGTCATCCTCAGCGTGCGCGACGACGGGCGGGGGTTCGACCCGGCCGCCCCGCGCAGCGGCACCCTGGGCCAGCGGTCCATGCGCGAGCGGGCGGCGGGGGTCGGCGGCGGGCTGGAGGTCCGCAGCGCGCCCGGCGCCGGCACGCAGGTCACGCTGCGGCTGCCCGTGGACGCCCCTGTTCAGGCAGAGCTGCGCCTGCCCCCCGGCCCTGAGTCCGCCCCGCCCAGTGGTGAGCCCAGTGCCGCTTCCGGGAGCACGGCCCCCGACCTGCCCGCCCCCCGGGGGTCACGGTGA